TCAAGTACAGTAGTAGTTCTAaacttatttgatttttttttcatccgTTGGACAACAAACAAGATATTCTGtagaatgttgggggaaaaacGAGCCATTGTCATCCTAAATGGGAACAAAAGGTACTATGGAAGTAATGGTTGTTTTTTCCATCCAACATTCATCAGTATATCTTCctctgtgttcagcagaagaaataaactcaaacaggtttggaacaagtggagggtgagtaaatgatggactATTGGAATGTTTTGTCTGAAAGTGTAACAAAACAAGAAATTTATACTTTGCTGTATTGTACCAAAACTATCATTGATTAAAAATTGTGATGCCATCCACATAATTTTCACTCATTTGCTTTCCTGCTCACTCAAAAGCCACGTAGCATGGGTTCGTTCCGTTAAGTAGTACTCTGGGGTTAAACTAAACGCTTAGATAAAAGTATTGGGTTGTAGTGGggagagctgcacaatatatcaaaaTATTGCAAACGTTCATATCGTGATAAACATATTGCAGTGTTTTGCAACACAAAAGTATTTGTACCTGCCATTAGCACAACCTCTGAAAGAGTTTATTGCacatcttttaaaatattaaatatcgtATTACATATCaaatatattgcattatttttGCATGCCATCACATTGCATATTTCTCTTTCTATATTGTACATCCCTAGTAGAGTGtgacaaaataaaagaaactgaTGTCAACAAAATCTGCCACAAGTGTTCACATTTGTACGCTTATTGATTTTAAGTCTAAACTTCCTTATCTATCTTGTAACTTGTTCCTAAATATTTCAggtatttatgaaatattttgcaAGGAGATTTTTGGAGTCAAGGCCAAGAACTTAGAGTTCGGATTGCAGCCGTACAAAGTCCCAGAAACGGAGACGGTACGAGTTTCTATTATAAAAGCActcgcttgtttattttttagttgCATTTTAACTAGTTACGTTGTTGTCCAGGTTTGCTATCTGATGCCATCCTCAAGCCCGCGCTGTGCCCAGTTTCCTCGTGCTCAGGACAAAGTGCACTTCTACATCAAGCTAAAAGAGCTCAGGGATCAGCTGAAGGGAGTGACCAAGACTCAGGAGATCCAGGAGACAAACTACAGCTTCGATCTGAATCTGGCCAAAGGTTAAAACAGCTTCAGTTTTGCTAtttgaaacagttttttttttttattaatgtgctaacgaaatttattttcattgtttattttagaGGATGCCAAAAGAATGGCAATCAAAGAAGAGCAGAATGACCCTGGGTACGAGGAGACCTGTGCTCATGGGTCGTGGGGGGAACCACAGCAAGCGTTTGGAGTCCATCCTTCTACAAATACAGGTACATCAATTAACGTTTGATGGTGTGCTCCTGAAGGCCCTGATATACTCGTGAGCATTAAACTGATTATATGTAATCTTGATTACATAATCAGATTGCAAAAATCAAGTACttgtaattagattactttttaaaacaatcGTAATCGGTctacagttactttttatggattacatgtcatgtttatttaatctcttaatttttctcttttttacgttgatatttgttcttaataataataatattttttggtaGAGAGGGGGAGGGGTGTGAAATCGTGGAGATTCTGCCACAAAAATTAGCGACATTTTTTATATGTACATAattttaacctcttaaggctCAAGGTGTTTTTACATGATTTGTTTTtagcttattggaacctaattagaataaaaacctaagtatcatcttttgatataatGTACTTCTAGAAAacaatgatgtccatatatgtggacttgtggtctgaattgacataaaacactttttactgactgttttttttaatgcatattttacaTAGAAATTTATTTTGAACAGGTTTTGACTAtaagagagtaaaaacaaaaaaaatcccattttggacagttaaaaatagagtTTGGGACATttaatatgctgcaaaacagttgcagtaTGCTACTGTATGTCtctaacaaaatgtaaaacattcaaagtattttaaatagccacttaagagctaaaatgtgctgtacaagcatgtggccactaagccctagtaGGTTAAAATAAACTGTAAGTCTGTTTTATTCAGTGTTACTATAAGCAAACAATATCATCAAGGTATATTAGTGATAGTATTTTAAAGTACATTGTGCATTTTAAAAAGAAGCTGTTTAGTCCGTCATAAAGAATGgaatatattgttattttgcaTCTGTCAGAATAGTACACGATTATCCTACGATTATCCTACTTGAATATTAGTGACatcaaatctaaatgtaatccaaaagtaatctgaCTACTTCACAATGAATATGTAATCTAAGAGAACATATTACTGATTACAAATGTTGTCTTGTTATTTATAATCTGTAAATGATTACAATTCATAAGTATTCTAACCAGCTCAAGGCAAAAGTGTTCATCGCTGCATGATTTCCTCTCcacaacaaaataaacagaagAGAACAATGACAGTGGTACGGATAAATTTGCTTGAGCTCCGCAATTCATCACTCCAATCTTGTCATGCTATAGTAATTCATGTCGTAAAGTcgatttagtttaattttaaaagcatctatcattttcttttgcattttaaaattgtaattattaaacaATAGCCTAAAATATATCACCAAATGTACACAACTGTGAATAATTGCCAGTATAGTCAATTAAAGCAAAATCAGAACAAGGATGCAAAGAggagaataaaaaaaagatgctAGAACACACAAAGTCTATTCCTACCCTCCTTTACATCTGTAATGGTTATACAGTGAGGAGTTTAACATTGAAAGCTTTATGATTGTGCCTAGTTGGTTTATTtctaagtttattgttttagtcataaactgtatgtttttttctAAGACTACTGGAGAGAGGAATATATAACTTTAGTGTCTGAAACTGAAAATTGAAGCTGTTTTACAGTAACAAGTATATCAGGGCTGTATTTGCAAAATTAGCTCTGTAAATATTGTTtacaacagtaatataaacatttttaattattgggTGCTTATAATGATGCTGGAAATCTTTAGACCAGGTAATGGATGACCGGTGGACAATGCAGCCATTTGCAGAGCAGATTCCAGACATCAGATGTAGCAACAACACCCGAACAAGCtaagaaaaaaaagttgatgCACAAAGACTGTTGTCTACACTGCATATACAGAGAAGgaccaacaaaacattttttttgtactgtttttattttatattttaatacgtTACGAGGTgttacattatttaatgtgtgtgATTTCAGTGTGTGTAACATAACTTTGTTACTTGAGTGAACATTTCTGATTAAGACATGTTCATTTTGTgcctctattttttatttattttttaaggaaaCTTCAATTACATCGTTCAAAACTTTGGggtattgtaatattttatttaaaaaataaattttattgaagtacagttgaagtcagaattgttagcctccctttaatttttttttcttttaacatatTTCCTAACTTATGTTTActagagcaaggcaattttcacagtatgtctgataatattttttcttctggagaaagtcttatttttttatttcggaTGGTATAAAaccagttttaaaattttttaacaccattttaaggacaagattataagcccccttaagctattttttcgatagtct
The DNA window shown above is from Danio rerio strain Tuebingen ecotype United States chromosome 25, GRCz12tu, whole genome shotgun sequence and carries:
- the tdg.2 gene encoding G/T mismatch-specific thymine DNA glycosylase isoform X3; amino-acid sequence: MSVEEVMARKLPDVITHNLDMLIIGINPGLLSAYKGRHYPNPGNHFWKCLFLSGLTNEQLNHMHDQTLPEHYGIGFTNMVERTTPGSKDLSNKEIREGGHQLLEKLQTYRPLIAVFNGKCIYEIFCKEIFGVKAKNLEFGLQPYKVPETETVCYLMPSSSPRCAQFPRAQDKVHFYIKLKELRDQLKGVTKTQEIQETNYSFDLNLAKEDAKRMAIKEEQNDPGYEETCAHGSWGEPQQAFGVHPSTNTDQVMDDRWTMQPFAEQIPDIRCSNNTRTS